In Opisthocomus hoazin isolate bOpiHoa1 chromosome 3, bOpiHoa1.hap1, whole genome shotgun sequence, a genomic segment contains:
- the LRP12 gene encoding low-density lipoprotein receptor-related protein 12 isoform X1 has translation MAPWGSAGGSPPWRSARLLLLVVSCCGNGALAEHSENVHISGVSTACGDIPEQIRSPSGTITSPGWPSEYPARINCSWYIHANPGEIITISFQDFDVEGSRRCSSDWLTIGSYKNIEGYRACGSSIPSPYISSQDHVWIRFHSDDSISRKGFRLVYFAGKSDEPNCDCDQFHCANGKCIPESWKCNNMDECGDNSDEEICAKANPPTAASFQPCANNYFQCLSRFTKLYTCLPESLKCDGNIDCLDLGDEIDCDVPTCGQWLKYFYGTFSSPNYPDFYPPGSNCTWLIDTGDHRKVILRFTDFKLDGTGYGDYVKIYDGLEENPRKLLRVLTAFDSHAPLTVVSSSGQIRVHFCADKVNAARGFNATYQVDGFCLPWEIPCGGNWGCYTEQQRCDGYWHCPNGRDETNCTMCQRDEFPCSRNGVCYPRSDRCNYQNHCPNGSDEKNCFFCQPGNFHCKNNRCVFESWVCDSQDDCGDGSDEENCPVIVPTRVITAAVIGSLICGLLLVIALGCTCKLYSLRMFERRSFETHLSRVEAELLRREAPPSYGQLIAQGLIPPVEDFPVCSPNQASVLENLRLAVRSQLGFTSIRLPIAGRSSNIWNRIFNFARSRHSGSLALVSADGDGVASQSTSREAERNNTHRSLFSVESDDTDTENERRDTAGAVGGVAATLPQKVPPATAIEATVGAGSSSAQSGSSGNTDSGREVTSVEPPSTSPARHQLTSALSRMTQGLRWVRFTLGRSSSVNQNQSPLRQLDNGVSGREEDDDVEMLIPVSDVASDFDMNDCSRPLLDLSSDQGPGLRQPYSATHHGVRSCSRDGPCESCGIVHTAQIPDTCLEATVKNETSDDEALLLC, from the exons CTTGTGGAGATATTCCAGAACAAATTCGATCACCAAGCGGGACAATCACAAGTCCAGGGTGGCCCTCTGAGTATCCTGCCCGAATCAACTGTAGCTGGTACATCCATGCAAACCCCGGGGAGATCATTACTATAAG ctttcaaGATTTTGACGTTGAGGGATCCCGACGATGCAGCTCAGATTGGCTGACAATTGGAAGCTACAAGAATATTGAAGGCTACAGAGCATGCGGCTCCTCCATTCCTTCACCATACATCTCTTCACAGGATCATGTTTGGATCAGATTTCACTCAGATGATAGCATTTCCAGAAAAGGCTTCAGATTAGTCTACTTTGCTG ggaaatctGATGAACCAAATTGTGATTGTGACCAGTTCCATTGCGCTAATGGGAAGTGCATTCCAGAAAGTTGGAAATGTAATAATATGGATGAATGTGGAGACAACTCAGACGAAGAAATTTGTGCCAAAGCTAATCCTCCGACAGCTGCTTCCTTTCAACCTTGTGCTAACAATTATTTCCAGTGTCTTTCGCGCTTCACCAAGCTTTACACTTGCCTTCCAGAATCTTTAAAATGTGACGGTAACATTGATTGTCTTGACCTGGGAGACGAAATAGACTGTGATGTGCCAACATGCGGGCAGTGGTTAAAATACTTTTATGGTACCTTCAGTTCTCCCAACTATCCTGACTTCTACCCACCTGGAAGCAACTGCACCTGGCTGATAGACACTGGTGACCATCGCAAAGTAATTTTGCGATTCACTGATTTTAAACTTGATGGTACAGGGTATGGAGACTATGTCAAAATATATGACGGATTGGAGGAGAACCCACGGAAGCTGTTGCGTGTGCTAACAGCGTTTGACTCTCATGCTCCACTCACAGTTGTTTCATCCTCAGGACAGATAAGAGTGCATTTTTGTGCTGACAAAGTGAATGCTGCAAGAGGATTCAATGCCACCTATCAAGTAGATGGCTTCTGCTTGCCCTGGGAAATCCCATGCGGTGGAAACTGGGGTTGCTACACAGAGCAGCAGCGCTGCGATGGCTACTGGCACTGTCCGAATGGAAGGGATGAAACCAACTGCACCATGTGCCAAAGAGATGAGTTTCCCTGCTCTCGAAATGGTGTTTGTTATCCTCGTTCAGATCGCTGCAACTACCAGAATCATTGCCCTAATGGCTCAGatgaaaaaaattgcttcttCTGTCAGCCAGGAAATTTTCATTGTAAAAATAACCGCTGTGTGTTTGAGAGCTGGGTTTGTGATTCTCAAGATGACTGTGGTGATGGCAGTGATGAAGAGAATTGCCCGGTCATTGTGCCCACTAGAGTAATAACTGCAGCTGTCATTGGGAGTCTTATTTGCGGACTGCTGCTGGTCATTGCACTGGGATGTACTTGTAAATTGTACTCACTCAGGATGTTTGAGCGAAG atcaTTTGAAACTCATTTGTCAAGGGTTGAGGCTGAACTGTTAAGAAGAGAAGCTCCTCCATCCTATGGACAGTTAATTGCCCAGGGTTTAATTCCACCAGTTGAAGATTTTCCTGTTTGTTCACCAAATCAG GCTTCAGTTCTGGAAAACCTGAGACTGGCAGTACGATCTCAGCTTGGATTTACCTCAATCAGACTTCCCATTGCTGGCAGATCAAGTAACATTTGGAATCgaatttttaattttgcaaggTCACGTCATTCTGGATCATTGGCTTTGGTCTCAGCAGATGGAGATGGTGTTGCCAGCCAAAGTACTAGTAGAGaagctgaaagaaataatactCACAGAAGTCTGTTTTCAGTTGAATCTGATGATacagacacagaaaatgaaagaagagacaCAGCAGGAGCAGTTGGTGGTGTTGCTGCCACCTTGCCTCAGAAAGTCCCTCCTGCAACAGCAATAGAAGCCACGGTCGGAGCTGGGAGTTCCTCTGCTCAGAGCGGCAGTAGTGGTAACACGGATAGCGGAAGAGAAGTGACAAGTGTAGAGCCCCCAAGCACAAGTCCCGCACGTCACCAGCTCACTAGCGCGCTAAGTCGTATGACTCAAGGCTTACGCTGGGTACGCTTTACGTTAGGGAGATCAAGCTCAGTGAATCAGAACCAAAGTCCTTTGAGACAGCTTGATAATGGGGTAAGTGGAAGAGAAGAGGATGATGATGTTGAAATGTTAATTCCAGTCTCTGATGTAGCATCAGACTTTGACATGAATGACTGTTCAAGACCTCTACTTGATCTCAGCTCAGATCAAGGACCAGGGCTTAGACAGCCTTACAGTGCAACACATCACGGTGTAAGGTCATGCAGTCGAGATGGCCCCTGTGAGAGCTGTGGCATCGTACACACTGCCCAGATACCCGACACTTGCTTAGAAGCAACAGTGAAAAATGAAACTAGTGACGATGAGGCATTATTACTCTGCTAG
- the LRP12 gene encoding low-density lipoprotein receptor-related protein 12 isoform X2 encodes MILLLRGKTLTTVGGTQGNGALAEHSENVHISGVSTACGDIPEQIRSPSGTITSPGWPSEYPARINCSWYIHANPGEIITISFQDFDVEGSRRCSSDWLTIGSYKNIEGYRACGSSIPSPYISSQDHVWIRFHSDDSISRKGFRLVYFAGKSDEPNCDCDQFHCANGKCIPESWKCNNMDECGDNSDEEICAKANPPTAASFQPCANNYFQCLSRFTKLYTCLPESLKCDGNIDCLDLGDEIDCDVPTCGQWLKYFYGTFSSPNYPDFYPPGSNCTWLIDTGDHRKVILRFTDFKLDGTGYGDYVKIYDGLEENPRKLLRVLTAFDSHAPLTVVSSSGQIRVHFCADKVNAARGFNATYQVDGFCLPWEIPCGGNWGCYTEQQRCDGYWHCPNGRDETNCTMCQRDEFPCSRNGVCYPRSDRCNYQNHCPNGSDEKNCFFCQPGNFHCKNNRCVFESWVCDSQDDCGDGSDEENCPVIVPTRVITAAVIGSLICGLLLVIALGCTCKLYSLRMFERRSFETHLSRVEAELLRREAPPSYGQLIAQGLIPPVEDFPVCSPNQASVLENLRLAVRSQLGFTSIRLPIAGRSSNIWNRIFNFARSRHSGSLALVSADGDGVASQSTSREAERNNTHRSLFSVESDDTDTENERRDTAGAVGGVAATLPQKVPPATAIEATVGAGSSSAQSGSSGNTDSGREVTSVEPPSTSPARHQLTSALSRMTQGLRWVRFTLGRSSSVNQNQSPLRQLDNGVSGREEDDDVEMLIPVSDVASDFDMNDCSRPLLDLSSDQGPGLRQPYSATHHGVRSCSRDGPCESCGIVHTAQIPDTCLEATVKNETSDDEALLLC; translated from the exons CTTGTGGAGATATTCCAGAACAAATTCGATCACCAAGCGGGACAATCACAAGTCCAGGGTGGCCCTCTGAGTATCCTGCCCGAATCAACTGTAGCTGGTACATCCATGCAAACCCCGGGGAGATCATTACTATAAG ctttcaaGATTTTGACGTTGAGGGATCCCGACGATGCAGCTCAGATTGGCTGACAATTGGAAGCTACAAGAATATTGAAGGCTACAGAGCATGCGGCTCCTCCATTCCTTCACCATACATCTCTTCACAGGATCATGTTTGGATCAGATTTCACTCAGATGATAGCATTTCCAGAAAAGGCTTCAGATTAGTCTACTTTGCTG ggaaatctGATGAACCAAATTGTGATTGTGACCAGTTCCATTGCGCTAATGGGAAGTGCATTCCAGAAAGTTGGAAATGTAATAATATGGATGAATGTGGAGACAACTCAGACGAAGAAATTTGTGCCAAAGCTAATCCTCCGACAGCTGCTTCCTTTCAACCTTGTGCTAACAATTATTTCCAGTGTCTTTCGCGCTTCACCAAGCTTTACACTTGCCTTCCAGAATCTTTAAAATGTGACGGTAACATTGATTGTCTTGACCTGGGAGACGAAATAGACTGTGATGTGCCAACATGCGGGCAGTGGTTAAAATACTTTTATGGTACCTTCAGTTCTCCCAACTATCCTGACTTCTACCCACCTGGAAGCAACTGCACCTGGCTGATAGACACTGGTGACCATCGCAAAGTAATTTTGCGATTCACTGATTTTAAACTTGATGGTACAGGGTATGGAGACTATGTCAAAATATATGACGGATTGGAGGAGAACCCACGGAAGCTGTTGCGTGTGCTAACAGCGTTTGACTCTCATGCTCCACTCACAGTTGTTTCATCCTCAGGACAGATAAGAGTGCATTTTTGTGCTGACAAAGTGAATGCTGCAAGAGGATTCAATGCCACCTATCAAGTAGATGGCTTCTGCTTGCCCTGGGAAATCCCATGCGGTGGAAACTGGGGTTGCTACACAGAGCAGCAGCGCTGCGATGGCTACTGGCACTGTCCGAATGGAAGGGATGAAACCAACTGCACCATGTGCCAAAGAGATGAGTTTCCCTGCTCTCGAAATGGTGTTTGTTATCCTCGTTCAGATCGCTGCAACTACCAGAATCATTGCCCTAATGGCTCAGatgaaaaaaattgcttcttCTGTCAGCCAGGAAATTTTCATTGTAAAAATAACCGCTGTGTGTTTGAGAGCTGGGTTTGTGATTCTCAAGATGACTGTGGTGATGGCAGTGATGAAGAGAATTGCCCGGTCATTGTGCCCACTAGAGTAATAACTGCAGCTGTCATTGGGAGTCTTATTTGCGGACTGCTGCTGGTCATTGCACTGGGATGTACTTGTAAATTGTACTCACTCAGGATGTTTGAGCGAAG atcaTTTGAAACTCATTTGTCAAGGGTTGAGGCTGAACTGTTAAGAAGAGAAGCTCCTCCATCCTATGGACAGTTAATTGCCCAGGGTTTAATTCCACCAGTTGAAGATTTTCCTGTTTGTTCACCAAATCAG GCTTCAGTTCTGGAAAACCTGAGACTGGCAGTACGATCTCAGCTTGGATTTACCTCAATCAGACTTCCCATTGCTGGCAGATCAAGTAACATTTGGAATCgaatttttaattttgcaaggTCACGTCATTCTGGATCATTGGCTTTGGTCTCAGCAGATGGAGATGGTGTTGCCAGCCAAAGTACTAGTAGAGaagctgaaagaaataatactCACAGAAGTCTGTTTTCAGTTGAATCTGATGATacagacacagaaaatgaaagaagagacaCAGCAGGAGCAGTTGGTGGTGTTGCTGCCACCTTGCCTCAGAAAGTCCCTCCTGCAACAGCAATAGAAGCCACGGTCGGAGCTGGGAGTTCCTCTGCTCAGAGCGGCAGTAGTGGTAACACGGATAGCGGAAGAGAAGTGACAAGTGTAGAGCCCCCAAGCACAAGTCCCGCACGTCACCAGCTCACTAGCGCGCTAAGTCGTATGACTCAAGGCTTACGCTGGGTACGCTTTACGTTAGGGAGATCAAGCTCAGTGAATCAGAACCAAAGTCCTTTGAGACAGCTTGATAATGGGGTAAGTGGAAGAGAAGAGGATGATGATGTTGAAATGTTAATTCCAGTCTCTGATGTAGCATCAGACTTTGACATGAATGACTGTTCAAGACCTCTACTTGATCTCAGCTCAGATCAAGGACCAGGGCTTAGACAGCCTTACAGTGCAACACATCACGGTGTAAGGTCATGCAGTCGAGATGGCCCCTGTGAGAGCTGTGGCATCGTACACACTGCCCAGATACCCGACACTTGCTTAGAAGCAACAGTGAAAAATGAAACTAGTGACGATGAGGCATTATTACTCTGCTAG